A region of Pyxidicoccus parkwaysis DNA encodes the following proteins:
- a CDS encoding cyclophilin-like fold protein, producing MAVVATLAIGMALPALLVHARQRTPTEARTMKIRLKVGDKVLTATLRDNETSRDFVSLLPLTLTMNDLFKREKFAHLPRAISQGGGRTHTYEVGDFVYWPPGPDVAIFYRHDGQFIDSGIITMGALDSGVDALNVPGSVKVTVELAK from the coding sequence GTGGCTGTCGTGGCCACGCTCGCCATCGGCATGGCCTTGCCGGCGCTTCTCGTCCACGCGCGGCAACGTACCCCCACCGAAGCACGCACCATGAAGATTCGCCTGAAAGTCGGAGACAAGGTCCTGACCGCCACGCTGCGCGACAATGAGACTTCTCGGGACTTCGTATCGCTGCTCCCGCTCACGCTGACGATGAACGACCTGTTCAAGCGGGAGAAGTTCGCGCACCTGCCCAGGGCCATCTCGCAAGGAGGAGGGCGGACGCATACCTACGAGGTGGGCGACTTCGTGTACTGGCCGCCCGGTCCCGATGTGGCCATCTTCTATCGCCACGACGGTCAGTTCATCGACAGCGGCATCATCACGATGGGCGCGCTCGACTCCGGAGTGGATGCGCTGAACGTACCGGGCTCCGTCAAGGTGACGGTGGAGCTCGCGAAATAG
- a CDS encoding (R)-mandelonitrile lyase yields the protein MKMLATALASFPLLGVVLAQAHGRGTSPDAGTPTAVSHGAAPSLRITRNGSQPSARGPAENFTGAVRVDPLFPANAPARTSGAYVTFEPGARSAWHTHPLGQTLVVTAGVGRVQAWGGPIEEIRPGDVVWIPPGQKHWHGASPTTAMTHLAIQEALDGKVVEWMEKVTDAQYGAQP from the coding sequence ATGAAGATGCTCGCAACCGCGCTCGCCTCATTCCCGTTGCTCGGCGTCGTGTTGGCCCAGGCCCACGGCCGGGGCACGAGCCCCGACGCGGGGACTCCCACGGCCGTATCGCACGGTGCGGCACCTTCGCTGCGCATCACACGCAACGGCTCGCAGCCGTCCGCCAGGGGGCCCGCCGAGAACTTCACCGGCGCCGTGCGCGTTGACCCGCTGTTTCCGGCGAACGCTCCCGCGCGCACCTCGGGCGCCTACGTCACCTTCGAGCCGGGTGCCCGCTCGGCATGGCACACCCACCCGCTGGGGCAGACGCTCGTCGTGACGGCGGGCGTTGGCCGCGTGCAGGCGTGGGGTGGGCCCATCGAGGAGATTCGCCCCGGCGACGTGGTGTGGATTCCGCCCGGCCAGAAGCACTGGCACGGCGCTTCACCCACCACCGCCATGACCCACCTGGCCATCCAGGAGGCGCTCGACGGCAAGGTCGTCGAGTGGATGGAGAAGGTCACCGACGCGCAGTACGGCGCGCAGCCTTGA
- a CDS encoding class I SAM-dependent methyltransferase gives MAPIPLAVTTSTKVDADQIREARAVASRWGLPFLPRRPKEGIAPWFGVKADALLVVGGDGVTLWDGEGSFGFHAGMAHLRRMRVRDGEPDAFVRVAELRPGDSVLDCTLGLAQDALVASLMVGPSGRVVGLEKSLALSVVAGEGLRRYELGPDSGPIEVVHADAREYLKTLPSGAFDVVFFDPMFAKPKKAQPAFEVLRRFAEHAPLTAETLAEGRRVARRWVVVKGARYSDDLKKLGLEPEPGSRFTDVIWGRLGPFP, from the coding sequence ATGGCTCCGATTCCGCTCGCGGTGACGACCAGCACGAAGGTGGACGCGGACCAGATTCGCGAGGCGCGGGCCGTGGCTTCGCGCTGGGGCCTGCCGTTCCTTCCCCGGCGTCCGAAGGAAGGCATCGCTCCGTGGTTCGGCGTGAAGGCGGACGCGCTGCTGGTGGTGGGCGGGGACGGCGTCACGCTGTGGGACGGGGAGGGCTCGTTCGGGTTCCACGCGGGCATGGCGCACCTGCGCCGCATGCGCGTGCGCGACGGCGAGCCGGATGCCTTCGTGCGCGTGGCGGAGCTGCGGCCCGGGGACTCGGTGCTGGACTGCACGCTGGGGCTCGCGCAGGACGCGCTGGTGGCGTCGCTGATGGTGGGGCCCTCGGGGCGCGTGGTGGGGCTGGAGAAGAGCCTGGCGCTGAGCGTGGTGGCCGGCGAGGGACTTCGGCGCTACGAGCTGGGGCCGGACTCGGGGCCCATCGAGGTGGTGCACGCGGACGCGCGCGAGTACCTGAAGACGCTGCCGTCCGGCGCGTTCGACGTCGTGTTCTTCGACCCGATGTTCGCGAAGCCGAAGAAGGCGCAGCCCGCGTTCGAGGTGCTGCGCCGCTTCGCCGAGCACGCGCCGCTGACGGCGGAGACATTGGCGGAAGGGCGCCGCGTGGCGCGTCGCTGGGTGGTGGTGAAGGGCGCGCGGTACTCGGATGACTTGAAGAAGCTGGGGCTCGAGCCGGAGCCTGGCTCGCGCTTCACGGATGTCATCTGGGGACGGCTGGGGCCATTTCCGTAG
- a CDS encoding glutathione S-transferase family protein encodes MLKVYSFSRVNKMARGNTRDLRVLWALEEIGMPYEIVGMDHPNHDLDSPEFRAKNPFGQIPVIDDDGVVVTESGAILLYLARKSGKLMPRDLAGEAQVLRWSVAALNTIEVPVLTLWFVDMSGGKGTRPSEALRGWSAMRLQQLDAWLANRAFIATDDFTVADILMTHVLGGGTDPSLLAPHANILAYRKRCTDRPAWRKTFDAYSERVEAAP; translated from the coding sequence ATGCTCAAGGTCTACAGCTTCTCGCGAGTCAACAAGATGGCGCGCGGCAACACCCGTGACCTGCGCGTCCTCTGGGCGCTCGAAGAGATCGGAATGCCGTACGAGATCGTCGGCATGGATCACCCCAACCACGATCTGGACTCGCCGGAGTTCCGCGCGAAGAACCCGTTCGGGCAGATTCCCGTGATCGACGACGACGGCGTCGTGGTCACCGAGTCGGGCGCGATCCTGCTCTACCTCGCGCGCAAGAGCGGCAAGCTGATGCCGCGGGACCTCGCGGGCGAAGCGCAGGTCCTGCGCTGGTCCGTGGCCGCGCTCAACACGATCGAAGTGCCGGTGCTGACGCTGTGGTTCGTCGACATGAGCGGCGGCAAGGGCACCAGGCCGAGCGAGGCGCTGCGTGGCTGGTCCGCGATGCGCCTCCAGCAGCTCGATGCGTGGCTCGCGAACCGCGCGTTCATCGCGACCGACGACTTCACCGTCGCGGATATCCTGATGACGCACGTCCTGGGCGGCGGCACCGATCCGTCTCTGCTCGCGCCGCACGCGAACATCCTCGCCTACCGCAAGCGCTGCACCGATCGCCCGGCGTGGAGGAAGACGTTCGACGCGTACTCCGAGCGCGTCGAAGCCGCCCCGTAG
- a CDS encoding LysR family transcriptional regulator, translated as MKTVLLPQLQVFLAVARMRSFSGAARELGVSTAAVSQSVRLLEEHLRVVLLTRTTRSVSLTEAGRRLVEGAGPGLGQVLSALHEVSAQPGEAVGHLKLSVPRAAVPFLITPVLPTFRERHPRVEVEVVIEERFVDIVAEGYDAGVRLSEAIERDMVQVRLTEAFRFVVVGAPSYLARHGTPERPEDLLRHECITFRSQTTGALYAWEFERGRRTWRVPVRGGVVTNDNLTSVTLASEGLGLAYTLDPAVKEQLRAGCLVRVLEEYAPTVPGFFLYFPSRAQRSTPLRLFVEAARELAARAL; from the coding sequence ATGAAGACGGTCCTCCTCCCGCAGTTGCAGGTGTTCCTCGCGGTGGCACGAATGCGCAGCTTCAGCGGTGCGGCGCGTGAGTTGGGCGTGTCCACGGCCGCGGTGAGTCAGTCCGTGCGCCTGCTCGAGGAACACCTGCGGGTGGTGCTCCTCACGCGCACGACGCGCAGCGTTTCGCTGACAGAGGCCGGGCGGCGACTGGTGGAGGGCGCGGGCCCGGGACTCGGCCAGGTGCTCTCCGCCCTCCACGAGGTCTCCGCCCAGCCGGGGGAGGCGGTGGGGCATCTCAAGCTGTCGGTGCCGAGGGCAGCGGTGCCCTTTCTCATCACCCCGGTGCTTCCCACCTTCCGTGAGCGCCATCCACGCGTGGAGGTGGAGGTCGTCATCGAGGAGCGCTTCGTGGACATCGTGGCCGAGGGCTACGACGCCGGAGTGCGGCTGAGCGAGGCCATCGAGCGCGACATGGTGCAGGTGCGCCTCACCGAGGCCTTCCGCTTCGTGGTGGTAGGCGCCCCGAGCTATCTCGCGCGACACGGGACGCCCGAGCGCCCCGAGGACCTGCTGCGCCACGAGTGCATCACCTTCCGCTCGCAGACGACAGGGGCGCTCTACGCATGGGAGTTCGAGCGTGGGCGCAGGACCTGGCGCGTGCCGGTGCGCGGTGGCGTCGTCACCAACGACAACCTGACCAGCGTCACCTTGGCGTCCGAAGGCCTGGGCCTGGCATACACGCTTGATCCGGCGGTGAAGGAACAGCTGCGCGCGGGGTGCCTCGTGAGGGTGCTCGAAGAGTACGCGCCCACCGTGCCCGGCTTCTTCCTCTACTTCCCCAGCCGAGCACAGCGGTCCACACCCCTGCGCCTCTTCGTCGAGGCGGCACGCGAGCTTGCCGCCAGGGCTTTGTGA
- a CDS encoding aminotransferase class IV: MHVYLNGEFLPLEQARVSVEDRGFLFGDGVYEVTRVLPSGLFAEAEHWERLQRGIKELKLPTPEGFTRARVRDISQQLLEANGLTGRQATVYLQLTRGAAPRNHAFPPAGTPPTLYLSTSPFQVPWTQRKEGVSALMLPDLRWARCDLKTVNLLPNIMAKQQAREAGVFEALLVRDGVLTEGASTSVFVVMDGVLHTHPKNQRILPGVTRDLVLSLARELGMTVKEQAVAVNDRGRYQEVFLAGTTTDVQPVVAVNGAKVGEGTPGPMTLALQRALIQRMGLEAPP; the protein is encoded by the coding sequence TTGCACGTCTACCTGAATGGAGAGTTCCTCCCGCTGGAGCAGGCCCGCGTGTCGGTGGAGGACCGGGGCTTCCTCTTCGGGGACGGCGTGTACGAGGTGACGCGCGTGCTCCCGAGCGGACTGTTCGCGGAGGCCGAGCACTGGGAGCGGCTCCAGCGTGGCATCAAGGAATTGAAGCTGCCGACGCCCGAGGGCTTCACGCGGGCGCGGGTGCGCGACATCAGTCAGCAGTTGCTGGAAGCCAACGGGCTGACGGGGCGGCAAGCGACGGTGTACCTGCAGCTCACCCGAGGCGCTGCGCCGCGCAACCATGCCTTTCCGCCGGCGGGGACTCCGCCCACGCTCTACCTGTCCACCTCACCGTTCCAGGTGCCGTGGACGCAGCGCAAGGAGGGCGTGAGCGCGCTGATGCTTCCGGATTTGCGCTGGGCTCGGTGTGACTTGAAGACGGTCAACCTGCTGCCCAACATCATGGCCAAGCAACAGGCGCGAGAGGCCGGAGTGTTCGAGGCCCTGCTGGTGCGCGACGGCGTCCTCACCGAGGGCGCGTCCACGAGCGTTTTCGTCGTGATGGATGGCGTGCTCCACACGCACCCGAAGAACCAGCGCATCCTGCCCGGCGTCACGCGAGACCTCGTGCTGTCACTGGCCCGCGAGCTGGGGATGACGGTGAAGGAGCAGGCGGTGGCGGTGAATGACCGCGGCCGATACCAGGAGGTGTTCCTCGCCGGGACGACCACGGATGTGCAGCCCGTGGTCGCGGTGAACGGAGCGAAGGTGGGGGAGGGGACACCGGGGCCGATGACGCTCGCGCTCCAGCGGGCACTGATTCAGCGCATGGGGCTGGAAGCGCCGCCGTGA
- a CDS encoding carboxymuconolactone decarboxylase family protein, with translation MSTTDKPATAAQKSIGDFAPKLVELTDDVLFGDIWERPQLSKRDRSLITCAALVATGKTEQMGFHFPRAIENGVTQEELVELITHLAFYVGWPNAMSAISRAKELLGKKAP, from the coding sequence ATGAGCACCACCGACAAGCCCGCCACCGCTGCACAGAAGTCCATCGGCGATTTCGCTCCCAAGCTCGTCGAGCTGACCGACGACGTGCTCTTCGGAGACATCTGGGAGCGGCCGCAGTTGTCCAAGCGCGACCGCAGCCTCATCACCTGCGCCGCGCTCGTGGCGACGGGCAAGACGGAGCAGATGGGTTTCCACTTTCCTCGCGCCATCGAGAACGGCGTGACGCAGGAGGAGCTCGTCGAGCTCATCACCCACCTGGCGTTCTACGTCGGCTGGCCCAACGCCATGTCCGCCATTTCGCGCGCCAAGGAGCTCCTGGGGAAGAAGGCTCCCTGA
- the ltrA gene encoding group II intron reverse transcriptase/maturase, which yields MVRREGTAVVPTGSPDEEGVPCCTVPAGESPVRVIAGEPGSRPPPRVERPEGEAWCQKPSTAKAVGGEQQRGPQHEVKPAASSHSQSESRAEHVAAKAMRSAGKSGYARSLGGVEGAARVEGRVRNTRGPSAQPTSGEGRAYKPKAKASGAQRESEGLVVPRREATNNASGGKGPCFGDASTGGKGEGMVRTHGPNHPVRPGPDEKVRRLQRKLYVAAKQQKGRRFHALYDRIHRSDVLWEAWRRVQRNKGAAGVDGVTLEAVAQYGVEKLLSELQDALHAGRYRPPPVLRRYIPKADGKLRPLGIPTVKDRVAQMAAKWVLEPIFEADFLPVSFGFRPRLGTLQALEVIREKANGGWDFVLDADIRDYFGSLDQGLLMERVQARVCDRRVLKLVRGWLRAGVMEEGRHSETVSGTPQGGVISPLLSNIYLHDFDSEWQRQHARVGELVRYADDFVVLCKDREAVEEAERRVRSLFARLKLTLHPEKTRRVGLSDGKEGFDFLGCHLHKRMSGKLWEQKRIRRFYLQRWPSKRSMVRVRARTKELTDAKHGGVKDVRVVIAALNPVLRGWGNYFRTGNAARKFAQLDKYVERRLTRFMVRRYGRKLRPGQAKHWTREWFEGHGLHRLRGTIRYPKPCKLHREQPSLSRVREIRMHGLKGGGWKRNA from the coding sequence ATGGTGCGTCGTGAAGGCACAGCCGTAGTTCCGACGGGGAGTCCCGACGAAGAAGGCGTGCCATGCTGCACCGTTCCAGCGGGTGAAAGTCCCGTACGGGTAATCGCCGGAGAGCCCGGTAGCAGACCACCACCGAGGGTCGAGAGGCCCGAAGGTGAAGCGTGGTGTCAAAAGCCCTCCACGGCGAAAGCCGTGGGAGGGGAGCAACAACGCGGGCCGCAACACGAAGTGAAGCCTGCCGCCTCGTCACACTCACAATCCGAGAGCCGAGCCGAGCATGTCGCGGCGAAGGCCATGCGAAGCGCGGGCAAGTCCGGATACGCGCGGAGTCTCGGCGGGGTAGAGGGCGCAGCACGCGTTGAAGGAAGGGTGCGGAACACGAGAGGCCCGTCTGCGCAGCCGACGTCCGGCGAGGGCCGCGCGTATAAGCCGAAGGCGAAAGCGAGCGGAGCGCAGCGGGAGTCCGAGGGGCTCGTAGTACCGAGGAGGGAGGCGACGAATAACGCCTCCGGAGGGAAGGGGCCCTGCTTTGGTGACGCTTCAACGGGAGGTAAGGGCGAGGGCATGGTCCGGACACACGGGCCCAACCACCCCGTCCGGCCAGGGCCGGATGAGAAAGTCCGACGACTCCAGAGGAAGCTCTACGTCGCAGCCAAGCAGCAGAAGGGACGCCGCTTCCATGCGCTGTATGACCGAATCCACCGGAGTGACGTCCTGTGGGAAGCGTGGAGGCGGGTGCAACGCAACAAGGGCGCCGCTGGCGTGGATGGCGTCACGCTGGAGGCGGTGGCGCAGTACGGCGTCGAGAAGTTGCTGAGCGAGCTTCAAGACGCGCTCCACGCAGGCAGGTACCGGCCCCCGCCGGTACTCAGGCGGTACATCCCCAAGGCGGACGGGAAGCTGCGGCCGTTGGGGATTCCGACGGTCAAGGACCGCGTCGCGCAGATGGCGGCGAAGTGGGTGCTGGAGCCGATATTCGAGGCGGACTTCCTGCCCGTCTCCTTCGGCTTCCGGCCTCGCCTCGGCACGTTGCAGGCGCTGGAGGTCATCCGCGAGAAGGCCAATGGCGGGTGGGACTTCGTGCTGGATGCAGACATCCGCGACTACTTCGGGAGCCTCGACCAGGGGCTGCTGATGGAGCGGGTGCAAGCGCGTGTCTGCGACCGGAGGGTCCTCAAGCTGGTGCGTGGCTGGCTCCGCGCAGGGGTGATGGAGGAGGGCCGGCACTCCGAGACAGTCTCTGGGACGCCGCAGGGAGGAGTCATCTCCCCGTTGCTCTCCAACATCTACCTGCACGACTTCGACTCCGAATGGCAGCGCCAGCACGCGCGGGTGGGCGAGCTGGTGAGGTACGCGGATGACTTCGTGGTGCTGTGCAAGGACCGCGAGGCAGTCGAGGAGGCCGAGCGGAGAGTCAGAAGTCTCTTCGCGCGGTTGAAGCTGACGCTGCACCCGGAGAAGACGCGGAGGGTGGGGCTAAGCGACGGGAAGGAAGGCTTCGACTTCCTGGGCTGCCACCTGCACAAGCGGATGTCGGGGAAGCTGTGGGAGCAGAAGCGGATACGCCGCTTCTACCTTCAACGGTGGCCCTCGAAGAGAAGCATGGTGCGGGTGAGAGCCAGGACGAAGGAGCTGACGGACGCGAAGCACGGCGGGGTGAAGGACGTGCGAGTGGTCATTGCTGCCCTGAACCCTGTGCTCCGAGGATGGGGCAATTACTTCCGCACCGGGAACGCGGCCCGGAAATTCGCCCAGCTCGACAAGTACGTGGAGCGGAGGCTGACACGCTTCATGGTCCGCCGATATGGGCGCAAGTTGCGGCCCGGACAGGCGAAGCACTGGACGCGTGAGTGGTTTGAGGGGCATGGCCTGCACCGGTTGCGCGGAACCATCCGCTACCCCAAGCCGTGCAAGCTGCATCGTGAACAACCATCGTTAAGCCGTGTGCGGGAAATCCGCATGCACGGTTTGAAAGGAGGCGGGTGGAAACGGAACGCCTGA
- a CDS encoding zinc-dependent alcohol dehydrogenase family protein, which produces MRGTVIHAPGDVRFEERAEPKILQPTDAIIRLSATCVCGSDLWTYRGINEVKQPIPMGHEYCGIVEEVGSAVTSVKRGQFVIGSFFASDNTCPHCQAGYQSSCQHREPVVGAQAPRVRVPLADGTLVATPEVPPDALIPSLLAVSDVFGTGWFAADAANVKPGTTVVVVGDGAVGLLAVLSAKQMGAERIIAMSRHASRQKLAREFGATDIVTERGAEGIAHIKELTRGLGAHSVLECVGTQESMQQAIGATRPGGFVSYVGVPHDVKLDGQSLFYTHVHLHGGPAPVRRFLPDLIELVWSRKADPGKVFDLTLPLAQVAEGYRAMDERRAIKALLRP; this is translated from the coding sequence ATGCGAGGAACCGTCATCCACGCCCCCGGCGACGTGCGCTTCGAGGAGCGCGCCGAACCGAAGATTCTCCAGCCTACCGACGCCATCATTCGCTTGTCCGCCACCTGCGTGTGCGGCTCCGACCTGTGGACCTATCGCGGCATCAATGAAGTCAAGCAGCCGATTCCGATGGGGCACGAGTACTGCGGCATCGTCGAGGAGGTCGGAAGCGCCGTCACCTCGGTCAAGCGCGGGCAGTTCGTCATCGGCTCGTTCTTCGCTTCCGACAACACGTGTCCGCATTGCCAGGCTGGCTACCAGTCGTCCTGCCAGCACCGTGAGCCCGTCGTTGGCGCGCAGGCCCCCAGGGTTCGCGTGCCGCTCGCGGACGGGACGTTGGTGGCCACGCCCGAGGTTCCGCCAGACGCGCTGATTCCCAGCCTGCTCGCGGTCTCGGACGTCTTCGGCACCGGGTGGTTCGCGGCCGATGCGGCCAACGTGAAGCCGGGAACGACCGTGGTCGTCGTCGGCGATGGCGCCGTCGGTCTGCTCGCCGTCCTGTCCGCGAAGCAGATGGGGGCGGAGCGAATCATCGCGATGAGCCGCCATGCGTCGAGGCAGAAGCTCGCTCGTGAGTTTGGTGCGACCGACATCGTGACCGAGCGCGGCGCCGAGGGCATTGCCCACATCAAGGAACTGACCCGAGGCCTCGGCGCGCACTCGGTCCTCGAGTGCGTGGGCACGCAGGAATCGATGCAGCAGGCAATCGGCGCCACGCGACCGGGCGGGTTCGTGAGCTACGTCGGCGTCCCGCATGACGTGAAGCTCGATGGGCAGAGCCTGTTCTACACCCACGTTCATCTTCACGGTGGCCCTGCTCCCGTGCGCCGCTTCCTGCCAGACCTGATTGAGCTCGTGTGGAGCCGAAAGGCCGACCCCGGCAAGGTCTTTGATTTGACGCTGCCGCTCGCGCAGGTCGCCGAGGGCTATCGCGCCATGGACGAGCGCCGCGCCATCAAGGCGCTGCTGCGCCCGTAG
- a CDS encoding DmpA family aminopeptidase, which yields MHPDALAWCALGLLLCGPAHALAPKEEKMADEKKAPAPEEKRVRARELGVAPGIFMPGPHNGITDVSGVRVGHATVIAGDSVRTGVTAILPHGGNLFRERVPAAIHVMNGFGKLLGSTQVNELGELESPVLLTCTLCVWRVADALVGWMLEQPGMEDVRSINPVVGETNDGRLNAIHTRPVGDKEVRAALAQASSGPVVEGSVGAGTGTVAFGWKGGIGTSSRVLPKKLGGYTVGVLVQSNFGGVLQVMGAPVGKALGRYAYQKDVVERGDGSIMMVVATDAPVDHRNLRRLAERATLGLGRTGSSASNGSGDYVIAFSTAASVRRAFNAERMTAETLGNDTLSPLFQAVVEATEEAIYNSLFMASTVSGNGQKVEAIPLARVREVLRQHGVGQPVTP from the coding sequence ATGCACCCCGATGCACTGGCGTGGTGCGCGCTGGGCCTGCTGCTGTGCGGGCCGGCGCATGCGCTCGCCCCGAAGGAGGAGAAGATGGCGGACGAGAAGAAGGCTCCCGCTCCGGAGGAGAAGCGCGTGCGGGCCCGGGAGCTCGGGGTGGCGCCGGGCATCTTCATGCCGGGGCCGCACAATGGAATCACGGACGTGTCCGGCGTGCGGGTGGGACACGCCACGGTGATTGCGGGTGACTCGGTGCGCACGGGAGTGACGGCCATCCTCCCGCACGGAGGCAACCTGTTCCGCGAGCGTGTGCCGGCGGCCATCCACGTGATGAACGGCTTCGGCAAGTTGCTCGGCAGCACGCAGGTGAACGAGTTGGGAGAGCTGGAGTCTCCGGTGCTGCTCACCTGCACGCTGTGCGTCTGGCGCGTGGCGGATGCGCTGGTGGGGTGGATGCTGGAGCAGCCCGGCATGGAGGACGTGCGCTCCATCAATCCGGTGGTGGGCGAGACGAACGACGGGCGCCTCAATGCCATCCACACGCGGCCGGTGGGCGACAAGGAGGTGCGGGCCGCGCTCGCGCAGGCCTCCTCGGGGCCGGTGGTGGAGGGAAGCGTTGGAGCGGGGACGGGGACGGTGGCCTTCGGCTGGAAGGGCGGTATCGGCACGTCGTCGCGCGTGCTGCCGAAGAAGCTCGGTGGCTACACGGTGGGCGTGCTGGTGCAGTCCAACTTCGGTGGAGTGTTGCAGGTGATGGGCGCGCCGGTGGGCAAGGCGCTCGGGCGCTACGCGTACCAGAAGGACGTCGTGGAGCGGGGCGACGGGTCCATCATGATGGTCGTGGCCACGGACGCGCCGGTGGACCATCGGAACCTGCGCAGGCTCGCGGAGCGCGCCACGCTGGGACTGGGGCGCACGGGTTCGTCGGCATCGAACGGCTCGGGGGACTACGTCATCGCGTTCTCCACGGCGGCCTCGGTGCGCCGGGCCTTCAATGCGGAGCGGATGACGGCGGAGACGCTGGGCAACGACACGCTGTCGCCGCTGTTCCAGGCGGTGGTGGAGGCAACGGAGGAGGCCATCTACAATTCGCTCTTCATGGCGAGCACGGTGAGCGGGAATGGGCAGAAGGTGGAGGCCATTCCGCTAGCGAGGGTGCGCGAGGTGCTGCGCCAGCATGGAGTCGGGCAGCCCGTGACACCCTGA